The following nucleotide sequence is from Solidesulfovibrio carbinolicus.
CGTAGGCAGGCATATTTGATCCCAAAAAGGCTTTCAAGGGGGAGACCATGAACAAGCGCCTGCTGCCAGCTTTGACCCTGCTGCTCCTGCTCGCCGCCGCCATCGGCGGCTGCAGCGTGTCAATCGGCGTGCCGCCGCCGCCGCCGCCGGCCGGCTACGTCCGGGTGACCGCCGTCGAATCCGTGTATATCCGGGCGTGTCCGTCCACCTCCTGCGACGTGCGCACCGTGGCCTACCGGGGCCAGGCCGTGCGGGTGTGGGAATACGACGCCAACGGCTGGGCCCGCGTGACCCTGGTCGACAGCGGGGCCACGGGCTGGATGTACGCCCGCTATCTGGCCTTGCCGCGCTAAACGCGCCCATGCTGCAAAAAAGCGCCGGACGGCCGAGGGGGCCGTCCGGCGCTTTTGCGTTATGGGAGGCGCGACAGCTTCCAGAACTAGAGAACGTCGAGGCGGGCCAGGCCGGGCACGGACGCGGCCAGGGCGTCCAGGGAGGCCGACGGCCCCAGGACCACCACAGCCGCGTTGGCGGCGGCCGCGTCCAGGGCCTCGCCGTAAGCCCTAAACCGGGCCGGGCCGGCGGCCAGCACTTCGGCGCGAAGCTTCGCCCGCCGTTCGGCCGTGTCGCCGGTCAGCCGCCTGGCCAGGGCGACATGGCCCTTGGCGTCGGGCAGCATGTGGGCGTCGATGTCGCCGATGGCCCCGATGACGGCCCGGGTCATCTCTTCTTCCGAGAAGCTCGTGTCCATCAGATAGCGGCCGGCCTTGCGGAAGGCCTCGATGGTGGCCTCGGTGTTGGGGTCGCGGTAGGACACGAACACGGCCTGGCCGGCGATGCGGTCCAGGGAGCAAAACGCGCCATAAGCCCCGCCGCGCACCCGCACCCGGTCCCAGAGATAGGCCATGCGCAGGTAGCGGCTGGCCACCAGATCCGCGCCGTCAAAGCTCCAGCCGGTGGTGGTCAGGTCCAGTCCCAGGCCGACGTAGTGGACCTGGGCCGGGATGGCCAGGCCTTCGGCGGCGGGCAGGCCGGGGCGGGACCAGGCCTGGGGCGCGGGGGCGGCCCCGGGCAGGCCGGTGAGGAAATCGGCCAGGGCCGTTTCCTGGGAGGCCATGGCCGCCTCGGACACGGTCAGCCCGGCCAGGGTTCCGGCCTGGGTCAGGACGAGATCGCGCAGGGTTTCCAGGTCGGCCCGCACGCCGTCGTAGTCGGCTTCCAGGCGCGTGGCGAGTTCGCGCAGATACAGCAACTGGGACACGCCGCGCAGGCGTTCGGCCGTGGCCCCGGCCAGGGTGTAGCGGGCGCGCAGGCGCGAGCCGGCCGTGGCATGACCGGCCGGAGCCAGCCGGCGCTCCAGGCGCGAACGAGCCTCGGTGGCCATCTGGACAAACCGTTCGCGGTTGCCGAAATCGGTTTGGGTGAGGATTTCACCCAGGATTTCATAGAGATCGGGCATCTTGTCCAGGGTCGCCTTGGCCCGCAGCACAAGTTTGGCCGCCACGGCGTCCGGGCCGGCGTCCACCACCCCGGCCACCATGGCCTCGCGGGTGATGCCGCCGGTCTTGGCCGCGATGCGCCGGGTCAGGGTCACGGCGTCGAAACGCGGCGTGCCCAGTTCCAAAAGCGCCCGGCCAAACAGCGGAACCAGCGGAACAAGGCGGTCGGGCAGGCCGGCTAAGGGGAAGGCCAGATCGACGTAGGCGATGCCGGCCGTTTCTATGGGATGGAGCAACAGTTCGGCCTGGCCGGCTTGGGCGGCGCGCTCGGGGATGGGCGTT
It contains:
- a CDS encoding SH3 domain-containing protein, encoding MNKRLLPALTLLLLLAAAIGGCSVSIGVPPPPPPAGYVRVTAVESVYIRACPSTSCDVRTVAYRGQAVRVWEYDANGWARVTLVDSGATGWMYARYLALPR